The DNA sequence GATCCGCCTGTAGCAAGCATTGGATCGATGACAATGAATTCACGTTCTTCAACGTCTTTCGGAAGCTTGACGTAATACTCAACTGGCTTTAACGTTTCTGGGTCACGGTATAGACCGACATGTCCAACTTTTGCTGCTGGAATAAGTTTTAAAATACCGTCAACCATACCTAATCCTGCTCTTAGTATCGGAACAAGCCCAAGCTTTTTCCCAGCAATTTGTTTACTCTTGGCTAAGCCAACTGGCGTTTCGACTTCGACATCTTGTAGCGGTAGGTCTCTCGTAATTTCAAATGCCATGAGGCTAGCTACCTCATCAATGAGCTCACGAAACTCCTTTGTACCTGTATTTTTATTTCTTATGTAAGTTAACTTATGTTGAATAAGCGGATGATCAAAAACAAACACTTTACTCATTTAAAAAGCTCCTTTTTGTTTCAATGACACATTGTCATTGAAATATTTTTCTGTTTTTCTCCACATTCTCTTTGAAAATTCTACATAAAAATGGTGTGTGATTCAAGCAACAATTTACTTTTATCTTATTATGTTACTTATTTTTCACATTTATCATCTATTATTTTGAGGGAACCGCTATGAATGGTGTATACTGAAACGGTAAATTTAGGCTGATGGATGGAGTGGAAAATCACTTGAATTCGCTATTATACTTTCCTATTTATATTTTTCCGATTATTGGTGTTGTTGCAGTTGGCTTCTTTTTTTCTGAAAATCGTAAAGAAGAAGCACTTTTTTTAAAGTTGGTTGGTTTTTTCTTTCTCGGTACGCTAATTTTTTGGTACAGCTTTTTTCCTATTGCAGTCGGACTAGCTGTTGGTTTTTATCTTATCCATCGTTTTCGCAAGGTAAATGTGAAAGCGAAGAGAATCGTGCTTATTTGTGGATTTATCGTTGCTGTTATTAGTGAATGGATTGTTTTTTAAATAGGAATAAGAAAAGAAACGCCCTAGCTGTATCGAGCTGGGGCGTTTCTTTTCTTACCTTATTATAGAGAGTATTTGTCGTAAAGTGGGAATTGTGCTGTTAATGCTTCCACATCTTTGCGTGCTTTTGCTAGTACTTCCTCGTTGTCGTGTGCTTTCAATACAGATGCAATAATTTCACCTGTTTTTGCCATTGCTTCTTCATTAAAGCCGCGTGAAGTTGCTGCTGCCGTTCCGATACGAAGGCCGCTCGTTACGAATGGACTTTCTGGATCGTAAGGAATCGTGTTTTTATTCGTTGTAATCGCTACTTCGTCCAGCGCCTCTTCTGCAATTTTTCCAGTAATACCTAAGCTACGAAGGTCTAAAAGCACTAGGTGGTTGTCTGTTCCACCTGATACTAAATCAATGCCGTTTTCCGTTAATGCTGTTGCTAAAGCTACGGCATTCTTTTTCACTTGCTCTGAGTATTGTTTGAACTCGTCAGTAAGTGCTTCACCTAATGCCACTGCTTTTGCAGAAATTACGTGCATTAATGGACCGCCTTGAAGCCCTGGAAAAATGGCTTTATCGATTTTCTTGCCGTATTCTTCTTTACATAGGATCATCCCACCGCGAGGTCCGCGTAACGTCTTGTGTGTTGTCGTAGTGACGAAATCTGCATATGGTACGGGGTTTGGATGGTGGCCAGTTGCTACTAATCCAGCAATGTGAGCCATATCTACCATTAAGTAAGCGCCAACTTCGTCTGCAATTTCACGGAACTTTGCAAAGTCAATTTCTCTTGGATATGCTGATGCACCTGCTACGATCATTTTAGGCTTGTTTTCTACCGCTTTCGCGCGCACATCCTCGTAATTGATTTTCCCAGTTTCCTTGTCCACGCCGTACTCAATAAAATTATATTGCTTACCACTGAAGTTTACTGGGCTTCCGTGTGTTAAGTGCCCACCGTGGGATAAGTTCATGCCAAGTACTGTGTCACCAACTTCTAAAAATGCAAAGTAAACAGCCATGTTCGCTTGTGCACCAGAGTGTGGTTGTACGTTTGCATGCTCAGCACCAAATAGCTCTTTCGCACGGTCTCTTGCAATGTCCTCAACAACATCAACATGCTCACAGCCACCGTAGTAACGCTTATGCGGGTAGCCTTCTGCATACTTATTTGTTAATACAGATCCTTGCGCTTCCATTACAGCTTCTGAGACGAAGTTTTCTGACGCGATTAACTCAATGTTCGATCGCTGGCGACCAAGCTCTGCTTCAATCGCTTTATATACTTCTACATCTTGCTTTTTTACTGCAGGTAATTTACCAGTTTGTGTTGTAGTCACGGGGGAATCCTCCTTCTAATCGTAAAAAATAGTTCTCTCTTAAGTAAAACATTTTAAGAGTATGCCGAACTGGTTTTCTTTCATAAATTCTATCTTCTCTTAAAATGAGAGAAATTTCAATCATTAATGACAAGATTGGTTATTTTTTCCCGTATGATAAATCGCTCGTTCACCGCCGATTAGCTTTGGACGAGTCGTCGCCATCGTCATATGCGCTTCGCCAATCGTTTTTATTTTACTCCGTACCGGTACTGCAACTCGCTTTAAGTGCATACCAATGAGTGTGTCGCCTATATCTATTCCTGCATCTGCTTTTATTTCTTCGACTAAAACAGGGGATGTCATGTTTTCAAATGCGAAGGCTGCCATGGATCCTCCTGCAGATGGAATAGGGATAGCGGAAACACGCTCGTAACCGTATTTGTCTGCTACATTACCTTGGATAACTAACGCTCTATTTAAATGCTCACAGCATTGAAAAGCGAGATCGACACCTGTTTTCTCGGCGAAATCGTGCAATGCAGTCCAAATTTCTGCCGCTGCATCAACTGTGCCTGCACTCCCTATATGCTTTCCAATAACCTCGCTCGTACTCGTGCCAACTACGAGCAGCTGGCCTTCTTCTAGCTTTGCTACCTCTTGAAGATCATCCAACACTGTTTTTACTGAATGTTTGATCGATGAAAAATCCAACAGGATTCTCCCTCCTTTGTAGTAGACGAAGGAATGAAGGCTGAGACACCTCACCCTTCATTACCTTTGTTTTCGTATTCTGCTATTTTTCCTATTCTTTGGAGATGACGTCCACCTTCAAACTCCGTTGATAGCCAGATCCGTACAATT is a window from the Evansella cellulosilytica DSM 2522 genome containing:
- the upp gene encoding uracil phosphoribosyltransferase produces the protein MSKVFVFDHPLIQHKLTYIRNKNTGTKEFRELIDEVASLMAFEITRDLPLQDVEVETPVGLAKSKQIAGKKLGLVPILRAGLGMVDGILKLIPAAKVGHVGLYRDPETLKPVEYYVKLPKDVEEREFIVIDPMLATGGSAVEAINSLKKRGAKNMKLMCLVAAPEGVEEVQKHHPDVDIYLAAMDDRLNEKGYIVPGLGDAGDRLFGTK
- the glyA gene encoding serine hydroxymethyltransferase; amino-acid sequence: MTTTQTGKLPAVKKQDVEVYKAIEAELGRQRSNIELIASENFVSEAVMEAQGSVLTNKYAEGYPHKRYYGGCEHVDVVEDIARDRAKELFGAEHANVQPHSGAQANMAVYFAFLEVGDTVLGMNLSHGGHLTHGSPVNFSGKQYNFIEYGVDKETGKINYEDVRAKAVENKPKMIVAGASAYPREIDFAKFREIADEVGAYLMVDMAHIAGLVATGHHPNPVPYADFVTTTTHKTLRGPRGGMILCKEEYGKKIDKAIFPGLQGGPLMHVISAKAVALGEALTDEFKQYSEQVKKNAVALATALTENGIDLVSGGTDNHLVLLDLRSLGITGKIAEEALDEVAITTNKNTIPYDPESPFVTSGLRIGTAAATSRGFNEEAMAKTGEIIASVLKAHDNEEVLAKARKDVEALTAQFPLYDKYSL
- a CDS encoding TIGR01440 family protein; this encodes MDFSSIKHSVKTVLDDLQEVAKLEEGQLLVVGTSTSEVIGKHIGSAGTVDAAAEIWTALHDFAEKTGVDLAFQCCEHLNRALVIQGNVADKYGYERVSAIPIPSAGGSMAAFAFENMTSPVLVEEIKADAGIDIGDTLIGMHLKRVAVPVRSKIKTIGEAHMTMATTRPKLIGGERAIYHTGKNNQSCH